A stretch of the Saccharolobus caldissimus genome encodes the following:
- a CDS encoding helix-turn-helix domain-containing protein, producing MNSRIMDKVIDLLELKKCGYTIIEYPEHNRKSIDMIVNTNEPTIVKISEDKITKDEIADLRKIAASTRSASLIITNEEEEDIVSVKADNVFAMSPEGFRKIMNGEKIFLYRTRGGIFIKIRHDLLRHKREEMGYSIGDLAKFLGVSRKAIYDYEKGDSDVSLEVAEKLIDIFGEDIIGDIIKDSIKEFKEIEDEEQSIEPSSDNFKAKLMYMLKENGLKVLSLKLTAIDLIVRSNRNNKKYLLAIENKDYNKSLKKFYEAKKIASYTNSELLIIARSSRALKDYEELGYKIYEENDIPFLIDEIKGDSRR from the coding sequence ATGAACTCAAGAATAATGGATAAGGTTATTGATTTATTAGAGTTGAAAAAATGTGGATACACTATTATTGAATATCCTGAGCATAATAGAAAATCTATTGATATGATAGTAAATACTAATGAGCCTACAATAGTTAAAATTTCCGAGGATAAAATAACTAAAGACGAGATAGCAGACTTAAGGAAAATTGCTGCGTCTACACGTTCAGCGTCCTTAATAATTACTAATGAAGAAGAAGAAGATATTGTATCAGTAAAGGCAGATAACGTGTTTGCAATGTCTCCAGAAGGTTTTAGGAAAATAATGAATGGTGAGAAAATATTTCTATACAGAACTAGAGGAGGTATTTTCATAAAAATTAGACATGACTTATTAAGGCACAAAAGGGAAGAGATGGGTTATAGTATAGGAGATTTAGCAAAATTTTTAGGAGTTTCTAGGAAGGCTATATATGATTACGAGAAAGGAGATTCCGATGTTTCTTTAGAGGTTGCTGAGAAATTAATAGACATTTTTGGGGAGGATATAATAGGAGATATCATAAAGGATTCCATAAAGGAATTTAAGGAAATTGAGGATGAGGAACAGAGCATTGAGCCGTCCTCGGATAACTTCAAAGCGAAACTTATGTATATGTTAAAAGAGAATGGTCTTAAAGTTCTTTCCTTAAAATTAACTGCAATAGATTTAATTGTGAGGTCTAATAGGAATAATAAAAAATATTTGTTAGCAATAGAAAATAAGGATTATAATAAATCATTGAAAAAGTTTTATGAAGCTAAGAAAATAGCTTCATATACTAATTCTGAACTGCTTATAATAGCGAGATCATCTAGAGCGTTAAAGGATTATGAAGAGTTAGGGTACAAAATTTATGAAGAAAATGATATACCATTTTTAATAGATGAAATTAAAGGAGATAGTAGAAGGTAA
- a CDS encoding DUF61 family protein encodes MIDKIFEIGIKEVFSSAPAEYVTIKEALEGKLNIRLNNGFYHEIKKDQLKSLSEKIPIYLWSLVKIPFVLIKSTEVGEFFINGDEWNKKAISILLQRDVRGIILSVDVEKLLREYSSLIFIILSPTIYMESELNEM; translated from the coding sequence GTGATAGATAAAATTTTTGAAATAGGGATTAAAGAAGTCTTTTCATCTGCTCCAGCCGAATATGTAACTATAAAAGAAGCTTTAGAGGGTAAATTAAATATAAGGTTAAATAATGGATTTTATCATGAAATAAAAAAGGATCAGTTAAAAAGTCTTTCAGAAAAAATTCCCATTTATTTATGGTCTTTAGTTAAGATTCCTTTTGTACTAATCAAATCTACTGAAGTTGGAGAATTCTTTATTAATGGTGATGAATGGAATAAAAAAGCTATATCTATTTTACTGCAAAGAGATGTTAGAGGTATAATACTAAGTGTAGATGTAGAGAAACTTTTAAGGGAGTATAGCTCATTAATATTTATAATTCTCAGTCCTACTATTTATATGGAATCAGAATTAAATGAGATGTAA
- a CDS encoding helix-turn-helix transcriptional regulator, whose protein sequence is METDSTNYEELVHKKIKEMGEKGISQQELAKSVGLPIREISIIVKKLVEKKLIVKKAVKENGKNVVKLFAINNNYDVNIYVSLDSIYDIPCLNCKSLTKCGNGIHVSPQTCNKLSNWILEKTLA, encoded by the coding sequence ATGGAAACAGATTCAACAAATTATGAAGAATTAGTACATAAAAAAATAAAGGAAATGGGTGAAAAAGGAATTTCTCAACAAGAACTTGCTAAAAGTGTGGGGTTACCAATTAGGGAAATTAGTATAATTGTTAAAAAATTGGTAGAGAAAAAATTAATTGTTAAAAAAGCAGTTAAGGAAAATGGTAAAAATGTAGTTAAACTCTTTGCAATTAATAATAATTATGATGTAAATATTTATGTAAGCCTAGATAGTATATATGATATTCCTTGCTTAAACTGCAAAAGTCTAACTAAATGTGGAAATGGAATACATGTAAGCCCCCAAACATGTAACAAATTATCAAACTGGATATTAGAAAAAACATTAGCTTAA
- a CDS encoding tRNA (guanine(26)-N(2))-dimethyltransferase — MKLKEIVEGKVKIFIPDPNEYLVNGKFDPAWAPVFYNPKMIFNRDLSVIVVSVVKPKIIVDALSATGVRGIRYYIESWKSEELILNDKNPEAIKLIQLNLKYNNIEEAKVYNRDANSLLYEIKADYVDIDPFGSPAPFILSSISSIIRNGIAAFTATDLSPLEGSSKLSCRRKYDAINFKLSSSKEIGIRILIGKIIREAAILEKTVYPLFSFYADYYYRLFLKVDKGAKKADKNIINNLKYFGECPRCGYQQFLQDNCKTLCPKCGTEMIIVGPLYSGPLIDSEFIRLLIEAHEKFTYISTFDRVKKLLNLISNESKYTSVYYKLDKLASKLKIPKLPSIANVLECLGQASRTHFDPKGIKTDKEYEEIIKCLKS; from the coding sequence ATGAAATTAAAGGAGATAGTAGAAGGTAAGGTAAAAATATTCATTCCTGATCCTAACGAATATCTAGTTAATGGTAAATTTGATCCAGCATGGGCTCCAGTATTTTATAACCCTAAAATGATTTTTAATAGAGATCTAAGTGTAATAGTAGTAAGTGTCGTTAAACCTAAAATTATTGTCGATGCATTAAGTGCAACAGGTGTGAGAGGTATAAGGTATTACATTGAATCTTGGAAAAGTGAGGAGCTGATATTAAACGATAAAAATCCAGAAGCTATTAAATTGATACAACTTAATTTGAAATATAATAATATAGAAGAAGCTAAGGTTTATAATAGAGATGCTAATTCTTTACTTTATGAAATAAAAGCTGATTATGTTGATATAGACCCATTTGGTTCTCCAGCTCCTTTTATTTTATCCTCGATTAGTTCAATTATTAGAAATGGTATAGCTGCGTTTACAGCTACAGATTTATCTCCACTAGAAGGCTCTTCTAAACTGTCTTGCAGAAGGAAGTATGATGCTATTAATTTTAAGCTTTCGTCTTCAAAGGAAATAGGGATAAGAATACTCATAGGTAAAATTATTAGAGAAGCTGCTATTCTAGAAAAAACCGTTTATCCATTATTCTCATTTTATGCTGACTATTATTATAGATTATTTCTTAAGGTTGATAAGGGAGCTAAAAAAGCTGATAAAAATATTATTAATAATCTTAAATACTTTGGAGAATGTCCTAGATGCGGTTATCAGCAATTCTTACAAGATAACTGTAAAACCTTATGCCCTAAATGTGGAACGGAAATGATAATAGTTGGTCCTTTGTATTCTGGTCCTCTAATAGATTCTGAATTTATAAGACTGCTGATTGAAGCGCATGAAAAATTCACGTATATTAGTACATTTGATAGAGTTAAAAAATTATTAAATTTAATATCTAATGAAAGTAAATATACTAGCGTATACTATAAATTAGATAAGCTTGCATCAAAATTAAAAATACCTAAACTACCATCTATTGCTAATGTTTTAGAATGTTTAGGTCAGGCTTCTAGGACGCATTTTGATCCAAAAGGTATTAAAACCGATAAAGAATACGAGGAAATAATAAAATGTTTAAAGAGTTAA